The genomic segment ataccaagaataaaaataataattataatattacagaagatgatgataattatcTAATGCATGATTTAGACTCATTTGAAAGAGTTAATGCTCATGTAATTCTTTCTAAAGAATTTCAAAACTTTCTTGATAATCTAGATGAAGttgaattatatacaaatgaaaaattaaaaattattgatTTTAATGAacgtgaaaaaaaaagaccacatttatatattaaaaattcaaATGAAAATACTCTTGAAAAGATcgatgaaaatgataatagCTTATCTAACGTACATATAGATACAACATTACCTATGGAGGATGTACCTGCATATactgaacaaaataaaaaaattaaaaagtgaCATGAATATgagaattattaataatatgaggTTTATTTAAAACAAGGAGAAATACATGGattttaaaatgaaaattgtGATCACTAATAAGgagaaattatataaaaataataaatatatatatatatatatatatatatatataattaaatatatgttatttaaaattaaaattaatcttttttttgaaaatctttaatatgtataaaaatatatacattctttaatatataataatatatacatttataaattatttaaaaaatatatatttattttttttaaattttatttttttataagtatTGATTTTaataagtaaataaataaataaataaataaatatatatatatatatatatatatatattataatatatttatcaagaataaaatattaattattttttttgttttcatatatatattattatttttttttatattttttttttttttgtatttaattaacttaatatatatattcaactCTTTTTCCGggtatgtaaaatatataaaaatatatatttatatataatatgaaataatataataaaaagaaataaagtatatatttaatatatatattttttcatgaatataaatttcaaaaaaaaaaatatattttaatctttagaacattaaataaaaggataaaatatttacaatattatttatttataagaatatGTTGATTATATTAAACACGCTGTGgtatttattataactttgaatttttattttataattcttatatgatatatttttcctcttatgtaaaaaaattgtGATGTTGtgctattttatttaattattattatatatatataattttatatgttaaacaatttacaaaaagaaatattatgaagattattacatttaattaattgtatataataatttatatatttttttttgttgtcctttattaatttttttttttttttttcattggtttactttatttttttttttaaataaataaaaaaatatattattcaacaTATCACAagtatatttgtttatataacttcatttttttttttaattaatgtttatttttatttttataaaatgagGAAATTGAAATATCATGAGCAGAAATTACTGAAGAAGGTAAATTTTTATGATTGGAAAAGGACGAATAATGTAAGAGAAGTAAAAGTTTTAAGGAAATATGTAATACAAAACAGAGAAGACTAtactaaatataataaaatatgtggATATATAACCAAGTTAGTATCCAAATTAAGATTATTACCAGAAAATGATGAATTTCGTATAAAAATGACAGATGAATTATtagataaattatatgatatgggattaattaattataaatccAGTTTAGCTGAATGTGAAAAAATAACTGTTTCATCTTTTTGCCGAAGACGGCTAGCTGTCTTACTGTTCAGGTTAAAATTTGTTCAAACAATTAAGCTAGCCATAACATATATTCAGCATGGAAATATAAGAATTGGAAATAACGTAATAAATAATCCttcttttcatataaatagaaatatgGAAGATCATATAAAATGGGCAGATGGatctaaaatattaaaacacATACAAAAACATCGAGAAAGTAAAGATGATTATGAGTTGTTAggaaattaatattatcaccttatggtatatataatatatgtaaggTCATATTTTCACAATCGCTTTCAATTTTATCCACCATatggtaaaatatatatacaaatacatacatatatatatatgtatattatttccagtggtattatacatatatataaatatatatatatatatatatgtgttttattttttttttattttacccttttcttttttattttttttgtatttatattcacatttatatttgttttaccgtttgaattttttataactttCTAATTAAAATcccaaaattaaaaaataaaaaaaataataaattaaaattat from the Plasmodium falciparum 3D7 genome assembly, chromosome: 14 genome contains:
- a CDS encoding U3 small nucleolar ribonucleoprotein protein IMP3, putative, giving the protein MRKLKYHEQKLLKKVNFYDWKRTNNVREVKVLRKYVIQNREDYTKYNKICGYITKLVSKLRLLPENDEFRIKMTDELLDKLYDMGLINYKSSLAECEKITVSSFCRRRLAVLLFRLKFVQTIKLAITYIQHGNIRIGNNVINNPSFHINRNMEDHIKWADGSKILKHIQKHRESKDDYELLGN